The Candidatus Margulisiibacteriota bacterium genome contains the following window.
GCTGAATAAAGCGCGCCAGGCCTCGATAACCGCCGAGTTATCGGAGATCGCCGGCACGATCGAAGCAATGCGAGGAGGAGTAGAGTAATGAAAGGTAAAATAATCCAGATCATCGGTCCCATTATCGACGTCCAGTTCCCGCCGGACAAGATCCCGGCCATTCGCAACGCGCTCCAGATCAACTTTCACGAAAAAGAACTCAACCTGGAGATCACCGCTGAAGTCGCCATGCATCTTGAAGGCGGCGTCGTCCGGGCCGTCTCGCTGGAGCCGACCGATGGCCTGCGCCGCGGCATCGACGTCGTCGATACCGGCAAGCCGATCTCCATCCCGGTCGGCCGGGAAACCCTCGGCCGGATGTTCAACGTCCTTGGGGAAACGATCGACAATCTCGGCGCGATCAATACCGGCAAAACTTACCCGGTCCGGCGCGATCCGCCGAATTTTGAAGAGGTCATCGCCCGCAACGAAATCTTCGAGACCGGCATTAAAGTTATCGACCTGATCTGCCCTTACGTTAAGGGGGGCAAGACCGGACTCTTCGGCGGCGCGGGGGTCGGCAAGACCGTCATCATCGAAGAATTGATCCACAACATGGCGACCAAACACGGCGGGATCTCCGTTTTCTCCGGGGTCGGCGAGCGGACCCGTGAAGGGAACGATCTTTGGCTGGAAATGAAAGAGTCGGGGGTACTCGACAAGACCGTTCTCGTCTTCGGCCAGATGTCCGAACTTCCCGGCGCGCGGCAGATCACGGCGATGACCGGGCTAACCCACGCCGAATATTTCCGCGACGAAGAAGGCCAAGACGTCCTTTTCTTCATCGACAATATTTTCCGCTTCGTCCAGGCGGGGGCGGAAGTCTCCACCCTCCTTGGCCGCATGCCTTCGGCGGTCGGTTACCAGCCGACCCTGCAGGCAGAGATGGGGCGCTTCCAGGAAAGGATCGCCTCAACTTCCAAAGGGTTCATCACTTCGATCCAAGCGGTCTACGTCCCGGCCGACGATATTACCGACCCGGCCTCGGCGGTCACCTTCTCCCACCTTGATTCGACGACCGTCCTTTCCCGGCAAATCTCGGCGATCGGTATTTACCCCGCCGTCGATCCGCTCGCTTCCACTTCCCGGATCCTCGATCCTTCGGTCGTCGGCGAAGACCATTACCGGGCCGCCCGTCGCGTCCAGGAGATCCTCCAGCGCTATAAAGAACTGCAGGACATCATCGCCATTCTCGGCGTTTCCGAACTCCCGGAAGAAGACAAGCTGATCGTCAACCGGGCGCGCAAGATCCAGAACTTCCTCTCCCAGCCGTTCTCCGTGGCGCAGGACTTCACCGGAATGCCGGGCAAATTCGTGCCGTTGACCGAGACGATCCGGGGCTTCCAGGAAATTATCGACGGCAAACATGACGACTTGCCGGAAACCGCTTTCTACATGATCGGCACGATCGAAGAAGCGCGCGAAAAGGCGAAAAAGGGATGAGCAATTTCAAATGCAAGATAACGACCCCGGAAAAAGTGGTCTTTGAGGGAGAGATCAGTTACCTTAACGCCGAGACGCTGATGGGCCCGACCGGGATCCTAGCCCATCACGCCCCGTTAATCTCTCCCCTGCGAGCTGGCAAGGTCCAGCTTCGCTTGCCGAATAAAACCTGCCTCGATTTCAAGGTCAGCGACGGTTTTCTGAAGGTCGACAACAATCTGGCCGAGATCTTTTCCCCCGAAGTTAAAACCGCTTAAACTTGAACTGCGGCTGAAATTCCCTCCAGTACCGCCCGATAGATAACCATGAGAATTGAACGCAAAGCTCCTCCTTTAACCCAATCAACGTCTGGTTCGCGCCAGCAAGTTGTTGATAGGTTCATCGATAAATATCGTCCCCTTTTGCTTCCAAACGCTCTCTCTGCCGTTTCCCGAACTAGCTTAACCGGCGCAATAAATTTGGGCAAACTGGACAATTTGCTGGCCAAAGTCGTGCCTGATCCTTTCGACGCTTCGGACCGAAAACTTACCCCCGGGCTCGCCAACCGGAAAATTAAAGCGCTCGTCACACTGGCCCACAACCTGGACATCGGAGCGCAAATTTCGCTCGAACCGGTCATGATCGACGGCCTTTTAAAACTAGCCGCCCGTCAGGACCTGGTTGTGCTTGAGGAAAACGTGAGAAAAGAGTCAACGCACTCGACTTTCCATCCGTTGGGGCTACTTTCCTTTTCTTCATCAACTCAACCGATCAGCCCTTTTCGCGTTTCGGCGGCACGGGCAGACGATTTTCCACTTACCATTCGGCAACTATCCATTAACCGGGCTCTTGATAGAATAAAGGTAAATGGTCCATATATCTTTGAAGACTCATCAATGAAATATGTTAGGCCATCTTTATGTGAACTTCGAACAACAACATCAGCACAATCCGCTTTAGTAAAATACAAATTAATATATGAAGCTTGCGAAGAGAACATCGAAGACCTAAAAAGCCCTGGTGGCTATACTATAGCGGCGTTTGGATCGGCGATGGGGCTTATGACTTCATTCATCTTGGCCCCCCATCTCTTCGCCTATATAATTTGCCTTCCCATAGGGATCGCCTATTTCCCTCTATTCGTAGCTTGGTCAATCTTTTCGGTCCGGCAATTACGAGCGGCACAAGGTCAGGCCAATAGTTATCTAGCTGATCATTTCAACCAACTGTCGGATGACGACTTGGCTAACCCAAATAATGACGCCCCAACGATTGAAATAGATTTAGAGGCTGGGGGAACAGAAAGCGGCAAACCTGAAAATCGAGCCTGAAAACAAGGGATTAAACTCATCAGCATCGGCCCCAATGTAAAGCCGGAAGAAATAACGGCTTTATTTAAACTATTGGAAACGCCTGATCTTGATTGGCAAAGATTTAACCAACCAGGTATTCAGTTTAATAAAATATTAAAGTCCTTTGCGCTCAACATTTTCTCCTGAAATTTCGCCACAGACAGACAGATAACTATCTGTCATGAGAATATCGGGGAGATGCCTATGAGTTTAGGGATGAAAATAAAGCGCCTGATGGAACAAGACGCGGCCGCCGCCAGAAGAACGGCAAGAGCAACGGCAGACAGGGAGACGAAGAATTTCCAGGTCTCCCGAGCCAGAGAAATCGCGCGGAGCAACGCCTCCCTCCCAATCTACCATGCGGAGATTACTTCGATCGTTGAATTAACCGGAGCAGTCTTTGCCAAATTCACCGAACCGGTCCCAGGTTATTTAGAAAAAGACCGAATCCCTCTATCCCGGCCTCTCCCCGTCGATCTGAAGGTCGGCGATAAGGTCAACGTTATAATCAGAGGTGATGCCAATATAGGCAGAGAATACTTTATCAACCAAAAACCAATTGAACCGACCAAGCCACCGGTCCCGCCGAAACAGGAAGCTCCCACCGCGACCTCTAAATTAACAACGCCAACCGACCTGCTTACGGCCGGGAACAGATTAAAGAAGCAAGCAAACCAAAATCCCAACAACCTCCCGAAAGCCGAGATCGAAGCCTGGATCGCGTCCGCTAAAGAGCGGATCGCCGCTTATCAAACGGAGCTTGGCCCGGGACCAAAGCACAATTGGACTGAAACGTTGATCGCCCAGCGGGTTACTTTTTCCGACCTGGTTGAGCTATTTAATAAACTGCAAAGCAAAATTGGGGATGCGCCAACCAAGATCAATTTGCCTATATATGTCAATCCAACTGTTCAAGGTGCCTGGGATCGTCAGCAACGGGTTAAAGATCAACAACCGCCACCACAACCACGACCAGTCAGAATAGCCGCTCGACCGGCTGCTGACCTAGCGAAACCAGTCGGTTCTTCTAATTGGCATCAAGGAACCGAACCAGAACGCCCGGAGAATTCTCGCGGAGCGGAAAGCCCCGCAACCCGGCCCGGACAAACATCGGCCAGTCATGGAGCCCAGCAGCAAACCCTGATCTTAGAGCTCTTTACCGAACAAAAGAGTCTCCCGGCTCCTCATGTCGGCCCCATTTCAGGCAAGATCGTTGCCATCCCCGGCTTTGATTTCAGGCGCGTCAGTGATGAAGGGCTTGCCGGCGTTAAGATCGCTCTAAGTGGATTGGAAGACGGTTTTCTCCCATTTATCTTAGACTTGGGTGTTGTACCTGGTGTATATACGAGCTTTATAGATATTGGCTTGATAGTTAAGATCAAGGAAATCAACTTTAAAGTCTACTGTTCCGAAGCTTTTTTGAAATGTTCTCCCACAACTCTCCATGCCGTGATCCTTGGTCGCCTAAAAGCACCGACCCAGCCAGCAAAGCAAACCGACAAGCCAGAGTGCCCGACAACCTTCCCGCCGGCCATTCTCCGCGCGATCCCGGCAGAACAAATAACCGCAGCCCAAGCTCAAGCCGACAAACCGGTCCAGCCCGATAATTGCCGGACAGACGCGCAACTCACGTCAATCATTGGCAAGATCCGCCTGATAAATTACGACTTTACCACTAAAGAGATTTCTCGGGCCCAAGCCCTCGAAGGCTTAGCCCCTTTCAACAACTCCAACTTACGCGCCTGGCTTGAATATCTTGCCCAGGCGGGAAAGCTGCAAGCTGAACATCGTTCTTTATACAACTGGTGTGCCAACTTAGTAGAAGCAGTCGACATCTTAAAGAGCTGGTTTCCTGCCTAGGAAAGCATCGGTTTTTTTCTCCGTCGATTGACAACTACCACTCCTTTTATTATCATGACCTTACGATCCATAAAGGAGACTGTCATGAACAAGCGTTTATCTATCGGTCTACTCATTGTTTTAGCCTTGACCAGCGGGGTTTTCGCCGACCCAAGACTGGTCGGTAATTGGGGCGACAAAAACTCCAGCGAATTAATTTTTCGCCCAAACGGACTGATGGTCATGAATGGAAAGATCTACAAATACACAGCGGCAAAAGGCGTTTGGCGCTACTGGCTGTCAACCAAGCCTTTCGAGATGATCAGGGCGGAATACAGACTGTCTAATGACGGTAAAAGCGTAAAGCTCAACCTGACAAAAGGAAGCCCTTTCAAGATCCTTAAGAGGGTCCCAACAGCTAAAGGCCCAGGTCGGTCGGCGCCCGGCCGAGCGACTGCAGGAGGTTGAGGGTCTCTTTGATCTGCGCGCCAATCTCTTCTTCAACGTGCGCCCGATCGGGATAAATCCTATAAAGTTTCCGGTACTTCATCGGCGTGACGTTCAGCATGACCGAGTTCGCTCCCGCCAATAACCCAAGCCGCCGCGCCGCTGGGTCCAGGGTCTCAAAACCGGTCGTCACCAGGATCTTGGCGTTGACCGGGTCGACGATGCGGGCGACCGCCAGGGTTTTTAAGACCAGGCTGGTCCTCGGCCCATCGGGCAAGACCGGGCCAAAAGAGAACATTTCGGCCTGGAGTTCCTTGGCCAATAGAATATCGTTGAGCAAATCCTCTTCGGTCTGGGTTGGCAGACCGATCAAGCCGCCGGTCAGAATCAGGTAGCCGATCTCATAAGCATGTTTCAGTTCATCAATCCGCTCCTGGAGCTTATCCCCCGGGTGGATATTAGCGTAAAGCTCCGGGTTGCTCGTCTCAAAACGGGCCAATAGTCCCCGCGCCCCCGCTTCATACAATTTAGCCAGTCCTTCTTTACCAATCTCACCGACCGAGATAAAGATCAAGACCGCGTGGCGGCGTTTGATCTCTTTGATCAAGGCGGCGAGACGATCGACTGAATAAGCGGGGTCTTCTCCCGCTTGCAAAACGAGCGCCTTGAAGCCGTATTTGTCGATCGCTTCCGCCGCGGCGGCTAAGATCTCATCGTCGCTCATCCGGTAGCGTTCCATTTTATTGCTCTTCCTGATCCCGCAGTAGGCGCAATCGTTCTGGCAATAGTTGGAGAACTCGATTATCCCGTGGACACAGCAGGAGTTGGTAAGATGCTTTTGGCGAAGGAAGTTGGCGGTCTTGTAAAGGAGTTCAAGCTCCTTGGGATCTTCAGTCTTTAGCAACTTGAGGAGTTCGTCGCGTTTTAACGGCTGGCCTTCGGCTGCTTTGTCGAGAATGGCGCTGAATTTCTTGTCGATCCCTTCCGCCCCTTTGACCAGCCGTGACATCCGGATATCGGTCTCCTTGAGAGCGAAGAAGAGCTCCTTCCAGGTCTCGAGGACCGCCAGGGCGTCCTCTTCGGCGACGGTAGAGATGACAAAGCCCCCCTGGGCGTAAACGTAGTCGCCTAGTTTTACTTTGGAAAGCTCATTGATGGCTGTTTTTCTCTCGCCGAAGTACTCAACGGTGACGGTCTTACCCTTGATCTCGGTGACAATACCGGGGATTGCGTAACACATTTAGTCTATTATACCACCGATTTGCCGTCGAGAGCTAGGCGGGGAATGAATTTTTTCCCATATTTTTTAGCTTTTTCTCTATTCGTAGATCACTTTCTCTCTTCTTGTTTACTGGGTGTCCATTTTCTTTTTCTACAGCAAAAAAGAAAATGGACGAAAAGAAAACGCCGGCGCATTTCGATTTTTCTCAAGGTAAGCGAAATGCGCGCCCATCCTGAACTTATATTCTAATCCAGTACCATTATTAAAGTATTTACCTCACATAACACTGGGACAAACCGCTCTTTAGGCGTTTATAATCAAATATGGCCTTCAAGGGGTTTCTTCAGCGGGGCGGGGTTAGCAACAACTAAACTAAGATCAGGTTGTTGCGGGGGCATTTTGAAGGCCGGGGATCCATAAGGGGGAACCCCTTATGCAGTTTCTTTCCCCCATTTCTTTGCTGTCAAAGAAATGGGGTGCTAAGTAAGTGATTATTTGCTAGCCCAAAGAAGCAAATAGCAGGTAAACCCATGGATATCTTGAAATAATAAACAATTATTGACGATAAATATTCATGGCTATGCCCGCAATTACATCTCTTAAACCCAGGCCGGTCAGTTTGATCGAACAACGCTCTTTTAACCGGCCGCTGACGCAAGAGCATCGTCTAACTTTACCCGGTTCTGTTCACCCAAATTTGCCGGACCTTGCTTCATTATCACCGCCAACCCGGCTAAGCAGCGATCTGGTCGACTTCAACCGGCACGCGGAATTTCTTGCCGCTTGTTTAAGCGCCGCGCCAGGCACCCTCCCCATCTTGGTGACGGAACAGCACGTGTTTTCACTCCCATTTTATAGGGCTTTGGTGAAGGCCAACCCGGGAGAAGAGATTGCTATCGTCTCGTTGGACAATCATTTGGACGGGGTGGATATTACTTATACTAATTGGGCCTTCTGGGGCTTTGGGATTTATCATAATCAGGTCAAACCGGCTAATTTGCGGATTATCGGTCCCGGCCAACAATTAAGGGCGGAAGCGTTTTACCAAGAGTACAATTGCGCGGACGCCATCCCTGGCTTTAATTATCAGGTAATCGAGCAATATCAGGATTTTATCCGACAGGCCGCGGTCAAGGTCGTAACGGCCAATCCGACGCTTGATCTGGCGGCCATAAGAAAGGCGCCCCACCTTAGGGATTTTGCCGAATACGCTTTGCTGAAAAATGCCGGGGTGACGATGAGTCAATCGCTAGCCAATCTTGATTTGGCTGGCCGCTCAATCTTTGTCTCTTTTGACACCGACGTTCCTTTGGCACCGGAACGTTTGTTGGCAATTGCCCAACTCTTACGAAACGCCCGGGTCCTTGGGGTGCATATCAGCGAGTTACATCAGGGGCTCCCGATCCACGGCCGCGAAGTGATCGAAGAATTCACCAGGATCGTGGTCAGTTAAAAATACCCGCTAACCAAAATATCCTCTTCCACCCTCTCAACATGGATATTTTTCAGCCATTTGGCTTGCGCGGGGAGGGAGATGCCGACCCCTTCGACCGGAGATTTCGCAGTCCGTCCGCCAAAGATCTTGGGGACGATAAAAAAGAAGGCTTTATCAACCAGCCCGGCTTCCAGGAACGAGGCATAGGCTTCACCCCCGCCTTCGATCAAAAGGCTGGTGATCTTCATTTCGCCGAGCTTCTTCACTAATGCCTTGACGCTGACATAACCACCGCTGGCGGGCAAACGGACGATCTCCGCTCCTTTTTTCTGGAGTGCTTCAATCCTAGCGGCGGGAGCTTTCGGCCCGACCGCGATGATCGTCCGCTGGCCACGGGAGAGGACCTCGGCTTTGAGCGGGGTCCTGGCCATGGTATCGAGAACTATGCGGACCGGGTCTTTCACTTTCTTGACCCGGCGGACGTTGAGTTTGGGGTTGTCGATCAGGACGGTCCCAACGCCGACTAAAATAGCGTCGTAGAGGTTGCGCAGGTGGTGGGCGTAACGGAGCGAGGCCGGACCCGCGACCCAGCGACTGGCCCCCGTCCGGGTGGCGATCTTCCCGTCAATTGTCATCGCCGTCTTCATCACCACGAAGGGACTCTTGGTCGTGATGTATTTGATAAAAACTTCGTTCAGCTTCTTGGCCTCGTCTTCCAGCAGGCCGACATTGACCTTGACCTTGTGGCTCCGCAGTCGTTTGATCCCCCGACCATTAACCAGGGGATTGGGATCTTTCATCGCCACAAAGACCTCTTTGATCCCGGCGGTAACGATCCGGTCGGCGCAGGGGGGATTGTTGCCAAAGTGGGAACAGGGCTCCAGGTTGACGTAGAGGGTCGCTCCTTTCGCGTCTAAGCCCGCTTTATCGATCGCCCAGGCTTCGGCGTGCGGGGTGGCGACTTCACCGT
Protein-coding sequences here:
- a CDS encoding radical SAM protein encodes the protein MCYAIPGIVTEIKGKTVTVEYFGERKTAINELSKVKLGDYVYAQGGFVISTVAEEDALAVLETWKELFFALKETDIRMSRLVKGAEGIDKKFSAILDKAAEGQPLKRDELLKLLKTEDPKELELLYKTANFLRQKHLTNSCCVHGIIEFSNYCQNDCAYCGIRKSNKMERYRMSDDEILAAAAEAIDKYGFKALVLQAGEDPAYSVDRLAALIKEIKRRHAVLIFISVGEIGKEGLAKLYEAGARGLLARFETSNPELYANIHPGDKLQERIDELKHAYEIGYLILTGGLIGLPTQTEEDLLNDILLAKELQAEMFSFGPVLPDGPRTSLVLKTLAVARIVDPVNAKILVTTGFETLDPAARRLGLLAGANSVMLNVTPMKYRKLYRIYPDRAHVEEEIGAQIKETLNLLQSLGRAPTDLGL
- the atpD gene encoding F0F1 ATP synthase subunit beta → MKGKIIQIIGPIIDVQFPPDKIPAIRNALQINFHEKELNLEITAEVAMHLEGGVVRAVSLEPTDGLRRGIDVVDTGKPISIPVGRETLGRMFNVLGETIDNLGAINTGKTYPVRRDPPNFEEVIARNEIFETGIKVIDLICPYVKGGKTGLFGGAGVGKTVIIEELIHNMATKHGGISVFSGVGERTREGNDLWLEMKESGVLDKTVLVFGQMSELPGARQITAMTGLTHAEYFRDEEGQDVLFFIDNIFRFVQAGAEVSTLLGRMPSAVGYQPTLQAEMGRFQERIASTSKGFITSIQAVYVPADDITDPASAVTFSHLDSTTVLSRQISAIGIYPAVDPLASTSRILDPSVVGEDHYRAARRVQEILQRYKELQDIIAILGVSELPEEDKLIVNRARKIQNFLSQPFSVAQDFTGMPGKFVPLTETIRGFQEIIDGKHDDLPETAFYMIGTIEEAREKAKKG
- the ribD gene encoding bifunctional diaminohydroxyphosphoribosylaminopyrimidine deaminase/5-amino-6-(5-phosphoribosylamino)uracil reductase RibD, translating into MWSEDDVRFMREALSLAKSAEGRTTPDPLVGAVLVKEGRIISMGYHGEVATPHAEAWAIDKAGLDAKGATLYVNLEPCSHFGNNPPCADRIVTAGIKEVFVAMKDPNPLVNGRGIKRLRSHKVKVNVGLLEDEAKKLNEVFIKYITTKSPFVVMKTAMTIDGKIATRTGASRWVAGPASLRYAHHLRNLYDAILVGVGTVLIDNPKLNVRRVKKVKDPVRIVLDTMARTPLKAEVLSRGQRTIIAVGPKAPAARIEALQKKGAEIVRLPASGGYVSVKALVKKLGEMKITSLLIEGGGEAYASFLEAGLVDKAFFFIVPKIFGGRTAKSPVEGVGISLPAQAKWLKNIHVERVEEDILVSGYF